In Hyphomicrobium denitrificans 1NES1, one DNA window encodes the following:
- the ppk2 gene encoding polyphosphate kinase 2, producing MEKSRSAEAHVDEEAPAEKKLKRKDYERELKRLHVELVKLQEWVRREGKKICVLFEGRDGAGKGGTIKAITARVSPRIFRVIALPAPTEREKSQMYIQRYLPHLPAGGEIVIFDRSWYNRAGVERVMEFCSEKQAERFLKIVPDVEKAIIDSGVILIKYWLEVSADEQTRRLEARIDDGRKIWKLSKMDLKSYTRWDDYSRARDEMFAATDTPWAPWYVARSDDKRKARLNIIEHLLSRIPYTDIKREKVKLPKRHVAAPSERETHSFKFIPEPH from the coding sequence ATGGAAAAAAGTAGAAGCGCGGAAGCGCACGTTGATGAAGAAGCTCCTGCCGAAAAAAAACTCAAACGCAAGGACTATGAGCGTGAGCTGAAGCGTCTTCACGTAGAGCTCGTTAAGCTGCAGGAGTGGGTCCGGCGCGAAGGAAAGAAAATTTGCGTCTTGTTTGAAGGGCGCGATGGAGCCGGCAAGGGCGGAACCATCAAAGCCATAACAGCAAGAGTGAGTCCTCGAATTTTCCGTGTGATTGCGCTTCCCGCTCCAACCGAGCGGGAAAAATCTCAAATGTACATTCAGCGCTATCTTCCACACCTGCCGGCGGGTGGGGAAATCGTAATTTTCGATCGCAGTTGGTACAACCGCGCAGGTGTCGAGCGCGTAATGGAATTCTGCTCGGAAAAACAGGCCGAGCGATTTTTGAAAATCGTGCCCGACGTCGAGAAGGCCATCATCGACTCTGGAGTTATCCTGATTAAGTACTGGCTGGAAGTAAGCGCCGATGAACAGACGCGCCGTCTTGAAGCACGGATCGATGACGGGCGAAAAATCTGGAAACTATCCAAGATGGATTTGAAGTCTTACACCCGTTGGGATGACTATTCGCGGGCCCGGGATGAAATGTTTGCGGCGACAGACACCCCTTGGGCGCCTTGGTACGTCGCGCGATCTGACGATAAAAGAAAGGCGCGGCTGAATATAATAGAGCATCTTCTTAGTCGCATTCCTTACACGGACATAAAGCGCGAGAAGGTCAAGCTTCCGAAGCGGCACGTCGCCGCTCCTTCGGAACGCGAAACACACTCATTCAAATTTATTCCCGAACCGCACTAA